A genome region from Macaca nemestrina isolate mMacNem1 chromosome 15, mMacNem.hap1, whole genome shotgun sequence includes the following:
- the LOC105481575 gene encoding mitochondrial antiviral-signaling protein isoform X3, whose protein sequence is MPVQETQAPDSPGESSEQAPQTLNPRVIPRSPDGGPLEPSSDLAALSPLTSSGHQEQDTELGSTHTAGATSSLIPSRGPVSPSVSFQPLARSTPRASRLPGPAGSVVSTGTSSSSSSSSPGLASAGAAEGEQGAESDQAEPIICSSGAEAPANSLPSKLPTTLMPVNTVAPKVPANPASASTVPSKLPTSSKPPGAVPSVFTNPAPSKLPINSTRAGMVPSKVPASMVRTKVSASTVPTDRSSRTEETSAAPTPAGAAGGRSAWLDSSSENGGFESELSKPGILVSQADSQFSGCSEDLAISASTSLGMGPCHGPEENEYKSEGTFGIHVAENPSIQLREGNPGPPADPQGGPRPHIDQKFQEREGPCHRPSPGALWLQAAVAGVLVVTLLVAMYRRRLH, encoded by the exons ATGCCTGTCCAGGAGACCCAGGCGCCAGACTCCCCAGGAGAG AGTTCAGAGCAAGCCCCACAGACACTCAACCCCAGAGTCATCCCAAGGAGTCCAGATGGTGGCCCCCTGGAGCCCTCCTCTGACCTGGCAGCCCTCAGCCCTCTGACCTCCAGCGGGCATCAGGAGCAGGACACAGAACTGGGCAGTACCCACACAGCAG GTGCAACCTCCAGCCTCATACCATCCCGTGGGCCTGTGTCTCCATCTGTCTCCTTCCAGCCCCTGGCCCGTTCCACCCCCAGGGCAAGCCGCTTGCCTGGACCTGCAGGGTCAGTTGTATCTActggcacctcctcctcctcctcctcctcatcccctgGCTTGGCCTCTGCAGGGGCTGCAGAGGGTGAACAGGGTGCAGAGAGTGACCAGGCTGAGCCTATCATCTGCTCCAGTGGGGCAGAGGCACCTGCCAACTCTCTGCCCTCCAAATTGCCTACCACCTTGATGCCTGTGAACACAGTGGCCCCGAAAGTGCCTGCCAACCCAGCATCTGCCAGCACAGTGCCCTCCAAGTTGCCAACTAGCTCAAAGCCCCCTGGTGCAGTGCCTTCTGTGTTCACCAATCCAGCACCATCCAAATTGCCCATCAACTCAACCCGTGCTGGCATGGTGCCATCCAAAGTGCCTGCTAGCATGGTGCGCACCAAGGTGTCTGCCAGCACAGTCCCCACTGACAGGAGCAGCAGAACTGAG GAGACCTCAGCAGCTCCAACACCTGCAGGCGCCGCTGGAGGCCGCTCAGCCTGGCTAGACAGCAGCTCTGAGAATGGGGGCTTTGAGTCGGAGCTGAGTAAGCCTGGCATACTGGTATCCCAGGCAGACAGCCAGTTCTCAGGCTGCTCTGAGGATCTTGCCATCAGTGCCAGCACCTCCCTGGGCATGGGGCCCTGCCATGGCCCAGAGGAGAATGAGTACAAGTCCGAGGGCACCTTTGGGATCCACGTGGCTGAGAACCCCAGCATCCAGCTCAGAGAGGGCAACCCTGGGCCACCTGCGGACCCGCAGGGTGGCCCCAGGCCACACATCGACCAGAAGTTCCAGGAGAGGGAGGGGCCATGCCACAGGCCCTCACCTGGGGCTCTGTGGCTCCAGGCGGCTGTGGCAGGGGTGCTGGTAGTCACACTCCTGGTGGCGATGTACCGGCGGCGCCTGCACTAG